The genomic stretch TCTTCGTCAATCAGCAGGCAGGAAGCGCCCATCTCCAGGCTCTCCATGATGTTGGTCGCCTGGGAGGTGCTGCCGCTGGCGTCATCGGTGGAAAACCGGACCGTATCGCGGCCGAAGGGCAGGTTGTTGATAAAGGGGGAAATGTTCACCTTCTCCACCCTGCGGCCGTCCTCCGCCCGGACTTTGACCGCTTTCCGGTCGGTGATCACGTACTCCCGGCCGTCCCCTTCGATGTGGTCGTACACCCCGCGCTCCAGGGCCTTCAGCAGGGTGCTCTTGCCGTGGTAACCTCCGCCCACGATCAGGGTGATCCCGTCCTTGATCACCATCCCGCGGACCGGCTCCCCGTGGGGCACCTCGATCGCCGCCTCCATCGACGGCGGAGATTGGAAGGGAACCACCCGTCCGCTTCTCAGGGGCCGGTCGCTCACCCCGCTTTCCCGGGGCAGGATGGATCCGTTGGCGACGAAGGCGATCCAACCCTTCTCCCGCAGGTAATCGCGAATGGCCTTCTGGTTGTCCGCCAGGCGGAGCCGCTCCTCCAGCTTCTCCCGGTCGAGGGCGGATGCCGGCAGGCTGCGCTGGACCAGCCGGGGAAGGTCTTCACAGAGCATCTGCTTCGCCTTGTTCCCCAAAACCGTCCGTCCCCGCGCCGGCAAACCCACGGTGAGCCTCAGCTCGACGAACCGCTCGTTCACCACCACCGCCGTTCGCGGCAAAATCTCCTGGCCGGGGCGGTCCACCGCAAACAGACCGCTCTTTCCCGTTCCCTGAACCCGGAAGGAGAGCGACTGCACCTCCCGGGCCGCCTGGCGCAAAACCCAGTCCTCCAGGGCGATCCGGCGATGTTCATCCCCATACCATTTCCGGTCGTAACCGGCCCGCTGCTGGTCCATGCGCACCCGGATCCGGGAAGGGGATGCGAAGGGATCCCCCTGGACGTAATCTATAAATAAAGTAAAAAAAGGAAATCGGTATTCCCCCTGAATATCCTTGTAGGCTTTGTATCCCCTGCCGTCAATTCGACTCAGAATCTGCCTCAACCGTTCCATGTTCTCTCCTCCTTTCCGCTGTCCGCCGACCGGCGAAAAAGGACCAAGGCCCCTTTCCGCCGAATCAAAACAGACGGGGGATGACCTGAAACCGTTCCGGCAACCCTGTAATCACCATCTGTTATTCTATGGTATCCCGACCGGAGGTGAAAAAGCAAACAATGGTAATCCTTGACTCCGAACTCCGCAACCTTCTGCCCAACCTGAAACTGATCATCATCCGGTACGAAGGATGCACCGTCAGCCACTCCCCCCTTCCCTTCCGCGGTCGGTTTCGGCTGTTTCTGGAGCATCTCCGGATCGAACACGACCTGGAAAAGATCGGGAAGCTTCAACCGATCCGCGAATGGCGGGAAGCGTTTCGACGGCTGGGTTCCTCCCCTTCCCGTTACCGCCCGTCGGCGGAAGCCCTGCTGCGCCGGGTGCTGAAGGGGGAGACCGTTCACGAAGTGAACAGCGCCGTCGATGTGAACAACTTTTTTTCCTTGAAATATCTGCTTCCTTTCGGCATCTACGACGCCGACGCCCTGGAAGGGGACGTCACCGCGACCGTCGGAAAAGCGGGTGACGGTTATCCTGCGCTGAACGGCCGGGACGTGTCGATGGAAAACAAATTGCTCCTTCGAGACGAATCGGGGCCCTTCGGCAGCCCCTACGTGGATTCGTCCCGCACCGCCGTGACGGAGAAAACCTCCCGCTGCCTGCAGGTGATCTTCCACCTGGACACCATCGAGGGGGAAGATCCGGAGAGAATCGCTGACACCGTCGCCTCATCCTTCACTCAGATCAACGGCGGAAGGGCGAAGTCGGAGGTGATTTCCTGACCTATGTAAGGATCTCCCCCGATTCCCTCTCCGCCAGCACCTCCCGATAGGCGTCGCGGATCGCCTGGAAGTCGATCCAGGCCTCCTTTTTGCTGGCCGGGTTGCGCAGGAGGTAAGCCGGGTGGAAAGTCGGCATGATCCGCACCCCTTTGCGTTCAAACCACTGTCCCCGAATCCGGGTGATCCGCGCCTTCGGATCGAGGATCGCCCGCGTGGGGGCGGAACCCAGGGTGACGATCAGCTTCGGTCGAATCACCTTAAACTGCTCCCGGAGGATGTCGATGCACGTCTCCATCTCCTCCACCGTGGGAGTCCGGTTCCCCGGCGGCCGGCACTTGACGATATTGGTGATGTAGATCTCCTCCCGGGGGATCTCCGCCGCCTCCAACATCTTGTTCAGCAACTGGCCCGCACGGCCGACGAAGGGGCGACCCATCCGATCCTCGTCGGCCCCCGGCCCTTCCCCCACGAACATCAACGGAGAGCGGGGATTTCCCTCCCCGAAAACGAAACGGGTCCGCCGCTCATGCAACGGACAACGGGTACAATCAGCGTATTTTTTCCTCAGCTCTTCCAGCGTCATTCGGTTCACCACACCCGTGCTGTCGTATTGTTGAATAAGGCGGTACTCCTCGCCCGCTACCACAAATCATTTGGATCCGGTCCGAACAGCGCAGGACACCGGTCGCAGAGACCGCCCTTCCTTTCATTCTATCAACGAACCGTCGTTGAAAAAAGAGAATTCACACCCCTATTTTCCTCGCCGGCGATTTTCTTCAGCCAGAAAGGAGGAAGCGAAATGTTCGTGAGGAAAGCCGGACCCGCCGACGCCTCCGGCATCGCCCGGGTCCATGTGGAGAGCTGGCGCACCACTTACCGGGGAATCGTCCCCGACAGCGTTTTGGACAACCTGTCCGTCGAAAAGAGAGAAAACCATTGGAAACAGGACCTTCGGCAGGGGAAAAGCCGGACCTTCGTGGCGGAAACCAGCGGGGGTGAAATCGTCGGCTTTGCCTGCGGCGGACCCGAGCGGACCAAGGCATATGGATACGACGGGGAATTGTACGCCATCTACCTTTTGCAAAAATGCCAGAGAAAGGGGCTCGGCAGCCGC from Planifilum fimeticola encodes the following:
- a CDS encoding ABC-ATPase domain-containing protein, yielding MERLRQILSRIDGRGYKAYKDIQGEYRFPFFTLFIDYVQGDPFASPSRIRVRMDQQRAGYDRKWYGDEHRRIALEDWVLRQAAREVQSLSFRVQGTGKSGLFAVDRPGQEILPRTAVVVNERFVELRLTVGLPARGRTVLGNKAKQMLCEDLPRLVQRSLPASALDREKLEERLRLADNQKAIRDYLREKGWIAFVANGSILPRESGVSDRPLRSGRVVPFQSPPSMEAAIEVPHGEPVRGMVIKDGITLIVGGGYHGKSTLLKALERGVYDHIEGDGREYVITDRKAVKVRAEDGRRVEKVNISPFINNLPFGRDTVRFSTDDASGSTSQATNIMESLEMGASCLLIDEDTSATNFMIRDGRMQALVAKGKEPITPFIDKVRQMYEELGVSSVLVLGGSGDYFDVADSVIMMDEYLPRDVTSEAKAIAAEKSNERKREGGDSFGEVTHRVVLSKGFDPRKGKKEKADAKGLHTIQFGTTTVDLSALEQLVDVSQTRAVAEMMRLLGRMADGRKTLKQLVDELYERIEEKGLDVISPYFGQHPGDFALPRKLELAAAVNRLRTLSIQ
- a CDS encoding B3/B4 domain-containing protein; this translates as MVILDSELRNLLPNLKLIIIRYEGCTVSHSPLPFRGRFRLFLEHLRIEHDLEKIGKLQPIREWREAFRRLGSSPSRYRPSAEALLRRVLKGETVHEVNSAVDVNNFFSLKYLLPFGIYDADALEGDVTATVGKAGDGYPALNGRDVSMENKLLLRDESGPFGSPYVDSSRTAVTEKTSRCLQVIFHLDTIEGEDPERIADTVASSFTQINGGRAKSEVIS
- a CDS encoding uracil-DNA glycosylase — encoded protein: MVAGEEYRLIQQYDSTGVVNRMTLEELRKKYADCTRCPLHERRTRFVFGEGNPRSPLMFVGEGPGADEDRMGRPFVGRAGQLLNKMLEAAEIPREEIYITNIVKCRPPGNRTPTVEEMETCIDILREQFKVIRPKLIVTLGSAPTRAILDPKARITRIRGQWFERKGVRIMPTFHPAYLLRNPASKKEAWIDFQAIRDAYREVLAERESGEILT
- a CDS encoding GNAT family N-acetyltransferase, which codes for MFVRKAGPADASGIARVHVESWRTTYRGIVPDSVLDNLSVEKRENHWKQDLRQGKSRTFVAETSGGEIVGFACGGPERTKAYGYDGELYAIYLLQKCQRKGLGSRLFRAAAQELAADGFRTLLVWVLADNPSRRFYEALGGEKVAEKPVTIGEATLREIAYGWKDIGALVDPE